The Apium graveolens cultivar Ventura chromosome 6, ASM990537v1, whole genome shotgun sequence genome contains a region encoding:
- the LOC141664606 gene encoding uncharacterized protein LOC141664606 has protein sequence MRVQGQDVTFNVFNAIIFPTDEEEYFKVELVVSVVTSELDHLRRTNALERALTGDPDSEDKEGEEQMQYLNAFPMKRKMDLPFESLGLEEMKNSPKQDQEKTTFTCPFGTFAFRRVSFGLCGTPATFQRCMMAIFLDMIGNHVEVFMDDFSMFGISYDECLHNLGLVLKRCVETNLELNWRKISLRGATRYYTWAQADWNEPFEMMCDASDYAVGVVFGQRKQNIFYMVYYAGKTLNNSQLNYTTIEKELLNSCMLKGGSFYMRQNGIDGLSRSCLDRELTRLFGDAFRIVRRRESCATVILLCMVDIIVERRHQLVSFKQDSSGLLCLRMIISAFRDVIDANELVKALPTNDAKVVINFLHKKIFTRFGTSRVIISDEGSHFCNRKFTTLMEKYHINHHIAIAYHPQTIGKAEVSNREIKRILEKVVSPLRKYWSLKPDEAIWAYRTTFKTPLGMSSFQLVYGKVCHLPAELEHKAYWDLKKIKLDMEAAREKRMLQLNELEEF, from the exons ATGAGAGTTCAAGGTCAGGATGTCACGTTCAATGTCTTCAATGCAATAATATTCCCCACTGATGAAGAGGAGTACTTTAAAGTGGAGTTGGTCGTCTCCGTAGTGACTTCAGAGCTTGATCACTTGCGAAGGACTAACGCCTTAGAGAGAGCCTTAACAGGGGATCCCGACAGTGAAGATAAAGAAGGGGAAGAGCAAATGCAATATTTGAATGCATTCCCAATGAAGAGAAAGATGGATTTGCCTTTCGAGTCTCTTGGATTGGAAGAGATGAAAAATTCTCCGAAGC aagatcaagagaaaacCACGTTTACTTGTCCATTTGGAACTTTTGCTTTTCGTCGAGTCTCTTTCGGACTTTGTGGTACACCtgctacttttcagagatgcatgatggccattttCTTAGATATGATTGGCAATCATGTGGAGGTATTCATGGATGACTTTTCCATGTTCGGGATTTCTTATGACGAATGCTTGCACAATCTTGGGTTGGTGCTGAAaagatgtgttgagaccaatctggaGCTCAATTGGAGAAAAATTTCACTTCGTGGTGCAACAAGGTATTATACTTGGGCACAAG CTGATTGGAATGAGCCAttcgagatgatgtgtgatgctagtgactatgcagttggagtagTTTTTGGCCAGAGGAAGCAGAATATTTTCTATATGGTTTACTATGCTGGTAAGACCCTTAATAAttctcaactgaattacactactataGAGAAGGAGTTGTTG AACTCTTGTATGCTCAAAGGAGGAAGTTTCTACATGAGGCAAAATGGTATCGATGGTTTGAGTCGTtcttgtttagacagggagctgaccagattaTTTGGTGATGCATTCCGTATAGTGAGACGAAGGGAATCTTGTGCGACTGTCATTCTACTGTGTATGGTGGACATTATAGTGGAGAGAAGACATCAGCttgtatccttcaagcaggattcttctggcttactttgtttaaggatgatCATCAGTGCATTTCGAGATGTGATCGATGCCAACGAGTTG GTGAAAGCTTTACCAACCAATGATGCTAAGGTGGTGATTAACTTCCTTCATAAGAAGATATTCACGCGATTCGGTACTTCAAGGgttataatcagtgatgagggatcacatttctgcaatcgcaagttcactacATTGATGGAGAAGTATCACATAAATCATCATATTGCCATAGCCTACCATCCTCAAACTATTGGGaaagctgaagtgtctaatcgGGAGATTAAACGTATCTTGGAGAAGGTGGTGAGTCCATTAAGAAAATATTGGTCTTTGAAGCcagatgaagctatttgggcatatagaacaacatTCAAGACTCCTCTTGGTATGTCTTCTTTCCAGTTGGTGTATGGGAAGGTGTGTCATTTGCCTGCGGAGttagagcataaagcatattgggatTTGAAGAAGATAAAACTTGACATGGAAGCTGCTAGagagaaaagaatgcttcaactTAATGAACTCGAGGAGTTTTGA